The proteins below are encoded in one region of Streptomyces roseirectus:
- a CDS encoding RHS repeat-associated core domain-containing protein encodes MGYTIPGWLDDVLDFIGISFPNVDEDDYREMAEAMREFADRFEGQGGNAHRAIARILSSSEGWAVDAFEKHWYQVKAGHLEKLPELARLFADACDVLADIVHGMKTKAEIELGVMAASVGISAGLAVVTGGLSALIGAAEVTAMRQVVKRIIDEAVERIVDEVLAKLTEPVNAKLEAMAEDMVLDLAEGAFSMPASMPTGDGHGGHGGHGQSGMQLASAGGEAGSGSVPVTRIDHVEFEDGAGKVSRHGNDLHTAASSPLGRARNAFGRSKGRDPFTQAFDSVLHGALKGTDNALGKIVKHVGETVPDRVKATSRLHKGNDHGVGDKANSIDVGKHGDGRGDGDGLPGSGSRRRTDANAEHDPDLPQRAKDARALANKETCGDPIDMATGQLVMAQTDVDLPGTLSLTLRRTHLTGYAHGICFGPSWASTLDERLERDPGADGVWWRREDGSSLYYPRTPDIVGDRVDPVAGERLPLTYRSDGARYVLVVRDQHSGLTRYFEPAETAVGIWWLTRIEDRNHNHVTLERDADDVLLSVAHSGGYRLTPTCAEGTGRVTAVHALTEAGPLRLRGYHYDAGGDLTEVIDAVGAATRLTYDGAHRITGWRDSNDTVFTYVYDDLGRVAATRGSGGFLNSRVTYGGTSTDGTTTATYTDSLGHATVYRANVRGQIVAITDPLGNTTTRTWDDRDRLLSRTDPLGHSVVHRYDDAGRLIAVVRPDGSETTAEYGEFPEPLSVRTPDGNVTLRAYDDRGNLASLTTPGGRTTRFTHDEAGRPTEVIDPLGNITTIRCDAAGLPQEITDPLGAVTRQTHDALGRPVTRTDPTGATTRLEWTPEGQLARRIRPDGTSESWTYDGEGNCTAHVDPLGGETRFEYTHFDLLTARTTPDGVRHEFGHDTELRLTRVTNPQGLTWSYTRDAAGRPVAETDFDGHVLSYRHDAAGRLTARTNGLGETTTFERDALGQVLRKDAAGRVTTYTYDGNGRLAEAVSPDGTRLTVTRDQYGLVRSETVDGREITYSYDELGRRSGRTTPVGATTTWSYDAAGRRTRLVVSGRPVDIAYDAAGRELTRHVGDFLTLHSTYDARGRLATQSAVGRREDSVLQRRAYTYRDDGYLTALDDQLNGTRRFGVDAVGRVTAVHAEGWTETYAYDAAGNQAHASWPAPHPGQEATGDRTYTGTRITRAGNVRYEHDALGRITLRQQTRLSRKPETWRYVWDTDDRLVQVTTPDGTRWRYTYDPLGRRAAKLRLGADGETVVERVDFTWDGATLCEQTTRSDGLPNPVSLTWDHQGLKPITQTERITTAEAPQREIDSRFFAIVTDLVGSPRELVDEQGEIAWRTRTTLWGSTTWHTGATAYTPLRFPGQYSDPETGLHYNCFRHYDPETARYLTGDPLGLAPAPNPASYVHNPHTWADPLGLAPCDEDTISVYRKQTDHPLSRRIHIGENGEVTLTGKGKLYVNMSDDIRHTIEYRGDGGQIVSFDVSREYRDWIRESALPQNKDDHPDGDSFTRGEWKELLKEYPEISDPTKGSDLYGIPHKLFDGLRSEIIRNSGRVVQDG; translated from the coding sequence ATGGGTTACACGATTCCGGGCTGGCTGGACGACGTCCTGGACTTCATCGGGATCAGCTTCCCCAACGTGGATGAGGACGACTACCGCGAAATGGCCGAGGCCATGCGGGAGTTCGCGGACCGGTTCGAGGGCCAGGGCGGCAACGCGCACAGGGCGATCGCCCGGATCCTGTCCTCCTCCGAGGGCTGGGCCGTGGACGCGTTCGAGAAGCACTGGTACCAGGTGAAGGCCGGCCACCTGGAGAAACTCCCGGAGCTGGCAAGGCTGTTCGCGGACGCCTGTGACGTCCTGGCGGACATCGTCCACGGGATGAAGACCAAGGCCGAGATCGAACTGGGGGTGATGGCGGCCTCGGTGGGCATCTCGGCCGGGCTCGCCGTCGTCACCGGCGGCCTGTCCGCCCTGATCGGCGCGGCCGAGGTCACGGCGATGCGGCAGGTGGTCAAGCGGATCATCGACGAGGCGGTGGAGCGGATCGTCGACGAGGTCCTGGCCAAGCTCACCGAACCGGTCAACGCCAAGCTGGAGGCGATGGCCGAGGACATGGTGCTCGACCTGGCCGAGGGGGCGTTCTCCATGCCGGCCTCCATGCCGACCGGTGACGGGCACGGCGGGCACGGCGGGCACGGCCAGAGCGGGATGCAGCTCGCCTCGGCCGGCGGCGAGGCCGGCAGCGGCTCCGTGCCGGTCACCAGGATCGACCACGTCGAGTTCGAGGACGGCGCGGGAAAGGTCTCGCGGCACGGCAACGACCTGCACACGGCGGCGAGTTCACCCCTGGGAAGGGCAAGGAACGCGTTCGGCCGGAGCAAGGGCCGCGACCCGTTCACCCAGGCGTTCGACAGCGTGCTGCACGGCGCGCTCAAGGGCACGGACAACGCGCTCGGCAAGATCGTCAAGCATGTCGGTGAAACCGTCCCCGACCGGGTGAAGGCCACCTCCCGGCTGCACAAGGGCAACGACCACGGCGTCGGGGACAAGGCCAACAGCATCGACGTGGGAAAGCACGGCGACGGCAGGGGCGACGGTGACGGGCTGCCCGGCTCAGGCTCCCGGCGCCGGACCGACGCGAACGCCGAGCACGATCCTGACCTGCCGCAGCGCGCCAAGGACGCCCGAGCCCTGGCGAACAAGGAGACCTGCGGCGACCCGATCGACATGGCCACCGGCCAGCTGGTCATGGCGCAGACCGACGTCGACCTGCCCGGCACCCTGTCGCTCACGCTGCGCCGCACCCACCTGACCGGCTACGCGCACGGCATCTGCTTCGGCCCGTCCTGGGCCTCCACCCTCGACGAGCGACTGGAGCGTGACCCCGGGGCCGACGGCGTGTGGTGGCGCAGGGAGGACGGATCCAGCCTGTACTACCCGCGCACCCCGGACATCGTCGGCGACCGCGTCGACCCGGTGGCGGGCGAGCGCCTGCCGCTGACCTACCGGTCCGACGGCGCCCGGTACGTACTCGTGGTGCGGGACCAGCACTCCGGCCTGACCCGGTACTTCGAGCCTGCCGAGACCGCCGTCGGCATCTGGTGGCTGACCAGGATCGAGGACCGCAACCACAACCACGTCACCCTCGAACGCGACGCGGACGACGTCCTGCTGTCGGTCGCCCACTCCGGTGGCTACCGTCTGACGCCGACCTGCGCCGAGGGCACCGGCCGGGTGACCGCCGTGCACGCGCTCACCGAGGCCGGCCCGCTGCGGCTGCGCGGCTACCACTACGACGCGGGCGGTGACCTGACCGAGGTGATCGACGCCGTCGGCGCGGCCACCCGCCTCACCTACGACGGCGCCCACCGCATCACCGGCTGGCGCGACAGCAACGACACCGTCTTCACGTACGTCTACGACGACCTGGGCCGGGTCGCCGCCACCCGGGGCAGCGGGGGATTCCTCAACTCCCGTGTCACATACGGCGGTACGAGTACCGACGGCACCACCACCGCCACCTACACCGACTCCCTCGGGCACGCCACCGTCTACCGTGCCAACGTGCGCGGCCAGATCGTCGCGATCACCGATCCGCTCGGGAACACCACCACCCGGACCTGGGACGACCGCGACCGCCTCCTCAGCCGCACCGACCCGCTGGGCCACAGCGTGGTCCACCGCTACGACGACGCGGGGCGCCTCATCGCGGTGGTGCGTCCCGACGGCAGCGAGACCACCGCCGAGTACGGCGAGTTCCCGGAGCCTCTCAGCGTCCGCACCCCCGACGGCAACGTCACCCTGCGCGCCTACGACGACCGCGGCAACCTCGCCTCCCTCACCACTCCTGGGGGTCGCACCACCCGTTTCACCCACGACGAGGCGGGCCGGCCCACCGAGGTCATCGACCCGCTCGGCAACATCACCACCATTCGCTGCGACGCGGCGGGCCTGCCGCAGGAGATCACGGACCCGCTCGGCGCGGTCACCCGCCAGACCCACGACGCTCTCGGCCGCCCCGTCACGCGGACGGATCCGACGGGCGCGACGACCCGCCTGGAGTGGACGCCCGAGGGGCAGTTGGCCAGGCGTATCCGGCCGGACGGCACCAGCGAGTCCTGGACCTACGACGGCGAAGGGAACTGCACCGCTCACGTCGACCCGCTCGGCGGCGAGACCCGCTTCGAGTACACCCACTTCGACCTGCTCACCGCCCGCACGACCCCCGACGGCGTGCGCCACGAGTTCGGCCACGACACCGAGCTGCGTCTCACCCGGGTCACCAACCCCCAAGGACTCACCTGGAGTTACACCCGCGACGCGGCGGGCCGTCCGGTCGCCGAGACCGACTTCGACGGCCACGTGCTCAGCTACCGGCACGATGCCGCGGGCCGCCTCACCGCCCGCACGAACGGCCTGGGCGAGACCACCACCTTCGAGCGCGACGCGCTGGGCCAGGTCCTCCGCAAGGACGCCGCGGGCCGGGTCACCACGTACACCTACGACGGCAACGGCCGGCTCGCCGAAGCCGTCAGCCCCGACGGCACCCGTCTGACCGTGACACGGGACCAGTACGGCCTCGTCCGCTCCGAGACCGTGGACGGCCGGGAAATCACCTACAGCTACGATGAGTTGGGGCGCCGCAGCGGGCGCACGACCCCCGTCGGCGCGACCACCACGTGGTCGTACGACGCGGCGGGCCGGCGTACGCGCCTGGTCGTCTCCGGACGTCCCGTCGACATCGCGTACGACGCGGCCGGCCGCGAACTCACGCGCCACGTCGGCGACTTCCTCACGCTGCACAGCACCTACGACGCGCGGGGAAGGCTCGCCACCCAGTCCGCCGTCGGCCGCCGGGAAGATTCCGTCCTCCAGCGCCGCGCCTACACCTATCGGGACGACGGGTATCTCACCGCTCTCGACGACCAGTTGAACGGCACGCGCCGCTTCGGCGTCGACGCGGTCGGCCGCGTCACCGCCGTCCACGCCGAGGGCTGGACCGAGACGTATGCCTACGACGCGGCCGGCAACCAGGCCCACGCCTCCTGGCCCGCCCCGCATCCCGGTCAGGAAGCCACCGGCGACCGCACCTACACCGGCACCCGCATCACCCGCGCCGGTAACGTCCGCTACGAGCACGACGCCCTGGGCCGGATCACCCTGCGTCAGCAGACCCGGCTGTCGCGCAAGCCGGAGACCTGGCGTTACGTGTGGGACACGGACGACCGGCTCGTCCAGGTCACCACCCCGGACGGCACCCGCTGGCGGTACACCTACGATCCGCTGGGCCGCCGCGCCGCGAAGCTCCGTCTCGGCGCCGACGGTGAAACGGTCGTCGAGCGGGTCGACTTCACCTGGGACGGCGCCACGCTGTGCGAGCAGACGACACGCTCCGACGGCCTGCCGAACCCGGTCAGCCTCACCTGGGACCACCAGGGGCTGAAGCCCATCACCCAGACCGAGCGCATCACCACGGCCGAGGCACCGCAGCGGGAGATCGACTCCCGTTTCTTCGCGATCGTCACCGACCTCGTCGGCTCGCCCCGCGAACTCGTCGACGAGCAGGGCGAGATCGCCTGGCGCACCCGCACCACCCTGTGGGGTTCCACCACTTGGCACACCGGCGCCACCGCCTACACCCCGCTGCGGTTCCCCGGCCAGTACAGCGACCCCGAGACCGGTCTGCACTACAACTGCTTCCGCCACTACGACCCGGAGACCGCCCGCTACCTCACCGGCGACCCTCTGGGCCTGGCGCCCGCGCCCAACCCCGCGTCGTACGTGCACAATCCGCACACGTGGGCGGACCCGCTGGGGCTCGCGCCCTGTGACGAGGACACGATCTCGGTCTACCGCAAGCAGACCGACCATCCGCTGAGCCGGCGCATTCACATCGGTGAGAACGGTGAGGTGACGCTCACCGGCAAGGGCAAGCTCTATGTGAACATGAGCGACGACATCAGGCACACCATCGAATACCGGGGTGACGGCGGCCAGATCGTCTCCTTCGACGTCTCCAGGGAATACCGGGACTGGATCAGAGAATCCGCTCTGCCACAGAACAAGGACGATCATCCGGACGGTGACTCCTTCACCCGGGGAGAGTGGAAGGAACTGCTCAAGGAATACCCGGAGATCTCCGATCCGACCAAGGGGAGCGACCTCTACGGAATTCCGCACAAACTCTTCGACGGCCTGCGTTCCGAGATCATCCGCAACTCCGGGCGCGTCGTGCAGGACGGGTAG
- a CDS encoding DNA repair ATPase — MSSRAHDGADPGTYELLRDRLTAQAAELTRHTEELNARRIQEFGATGLALTGTDTLRTEHPGLPRDIVAIGDFLLFGYDTAADVHGRPERQVADVLALYDRELNRVPGDSLPGLLDSPEFLREFTALHRYYRQASLLRLRLTDDRLLAVFRTGEKTDDTKVLRWSQAPTGHPEFLDARGDRDHVRPESHDFPWTEVLRDDHVQGRYARLPEGLRISTSDAALTLTTDTGDTLHTEPVTEALQSLADADIAHARVGPLILVRVRPYREDTHRYLVANTLTRTAVRLDGIGQACRRLPDDQGIVFPGGYCLASGAHKTFDLDTEGLEFEREVRSPYGEDVLYAFSTTGATSSATSPAFSTTGTTLLLSYNTIRKEFAAPLPCQGWARWDDGELVVLRAGDEPGRVHAVQRWTSPYVSDTHAETGGGGEALGRVGNADLVRGIADCLSIARSVGETTATVEGHEALVAACVRAADTHHWLADAELGGLGALLAAVQATAEQVLAEFRTVRTLTRQAADALDEAAERLASTVRRLRGETPRTASAWVTALTELRRAQGHLLTLKEVRYADLPRIDALAEQAGADLDRFGRRAVEHLAKPDAFDTQQAEVEALLADAAAITTVAQAGSVADRIDTAGEGLRTVTEVVTGLDIADATVRTSVLERIADVLGGVNRARAVLDTRRRALRDSEGRAEFAAEFALLGQTVTGALAAADTPDACDTQLAGVLVRLENLESRFAEFDDFLTQLDDRRTELADAFAARKQSLLDARARRAEHLAASATRVLETIARRAATLPDADAVSTHFASDPMVAKIRRTAGELRELGDMVRAEELDGRLRAARQEATRALRDRTDLYADDGRTLRLGAHRFAVTTEPLDLTLVPQGDTLAFALTGTDYRAPVTDPAFTDTRPHWDRSLPSESPQVSRAEHLAARLLRDPGPTALATTDDLPALVRRVAQESYDEGYERGIHDHDATAILRALLPLYDRAGTLRHEPAVRAAALVSWTHGVGPGERETLTRRAVSLARVGEIFGTAPGLPEFTRELASALGESDAAATYLFEEITGGPEGFVLSDPARTLLDKFRSTVGSSAYEAYADDLAALGGPAERRQLVTAWLSAYASSTGLDITEGELAEAVSAELCPESTRYPPEVSPVVTIEGLLSAHPRFVDGKLVLRIDEFLARTGQFADHDVPAFRAYQQRRAQLVAAERARLRLAEHRPRPMTAFVRNRLIDEVYLPLIGDSLARQIGTVGETKRTDTGGLLLLISPPGYGKTTLMEYVAHRLGLMLVKISGPALGNGVTSLDPAEAPNATSRQEVEKANFALAAGNNTLLHVDDIQHVSAEFLQKFIPLCDATRRIDGVWDGEPRTFDLRGKRFAVCMAGNPFTESGARFRVPDMLANRADVWNLGDVLTGKESAFAESFLENALTSHPVLSPLAGRDRSDLHLLARLAQHDPTATPDRLRHPYTPAEIEKILSVLRHALRARETVLTVNSAYIASAAQSEKSRTEPPFRLQGSYRTMNRIVQRIRPAMNDRELDAIIADHFTAEAHTLSHDAEANLLKLCELQGTLSGPPLKRWESIKASYIPAGGTDPIERAVTALNILAERMTAVEEAIVRSAMSSRGVRPLRDSVENVPEP, encoded by the coding sequence TCGACTCCCCGGAATTCCTGCGGGAGTTCACCGCCCTCCACCGCTACTACCGCCAGGCGAGCCTCCTCAGGCTCCGCCTCACCGACGACCGGCTGCTGGCCGTCTTCAGGACCGGCGAGAAGACGGACGACACCAAGGTGCTGCGCTGGTCGCAGGCCCCGACCGGACACCCGGAATTCCTCGACGCGCGGGGCGACCGGGACCACGTACGACCTGAGAGCCACGACTTCCCCTGGACCGAGGTACTACGGGACGACCATGTCCAGGGCCGCTACGCCCGGCTCCCCGAGGGCCTGCGGATCTCGACGTCCGACGCCGCCCTCACCCTCACGACGGACACCGGCGACACCCTCCACACCGAGCCCGTCACCGAGGCCCTGCAGTCCCTGGCCGACGCCGACATCGCCCACGCCCGCGTCGGCCCCCTGATCCTCGTCCGGGTCCGCCCCTACCGGGAGGACACCCACCGCTACCTGGTCGCCAACACCCTGACGCGGACGGCCGTCCGGCTCGACGGAATCGGACAGGCGTGCCGGCGCCTCCCCGACGACCAGGGCATCGTCTTCCCCGGCGGCTACTGCCTCGCCTCCGGGGCGCACAAGACCTTCGACCTCGACACAGAGGGCCTGGAGTTCGAACGGGAGGTGCGCTCCCCGTACGGGGAGGACGTCCTGTACGCCTTCAGTACTACGGGGGCGACCTCCAGTGCTACGAGTCCGGCCTTCAGTACTACGGGTACGACGCTGCTGCTGTCGTACAACACCATCCGCAAGGAGTTCGCCGCACCGCTGCCCTGCCAGGGCTGGGCCCGCTGGGACGACGGGGAGCTGGTGGTGCTGCGGGCGGGCGACGAACCGGGACGCGTGCACGCCGTGCAGCGCTGGACGTCGCCGTACGTCTCCGACACACACGCGGAGACAGGGGGAGGCGGCGAGGCACTGGGCCGGGTGGGGAACGCCGACCTGGTGCGGGGGATCGCCGACTGCCTCTCGATCGCGCGGTCGGTGGGGGAGACCACCGCGACGGTCGAGGGGCACGAGGCACTGGTCGCCGCCTGCGTACGCGCGGCCGACACCCACCACTGGCTCGCGGACGCCGAACTCGGCGGCCTCGGCGCCCTGTTGGCCGCCGTCCAGGCTACCGCCGAACAGGTCCTCGCCGAGTTCCGCACCGTCCGCACCCTCACCCGGCAGGCCGCCGACGCCCTCGACGAAGCCGCCGAACGGCTCGCCTCGACCGTGCGCCGGCTGCGCGGCGAGACCCCGCGCACCGCCTCCGCCTGGGTGACCGCACTGACCGAACTCCGCCGCGCCCAGGGCCACTTGCTGACGCTGAAAGAGGTCCGGTACGCGGACCTGCCCCGCATCGACGCGCTGGCCGAACAAGCCGGCGCCGACCTGGACCGGTTCGGACGCCGGGCCGTCGAACACCTGGCGAAACCGGACGCCTTCGACACCCAACAGGCCGAAGTGGAAGCCCTGTTGGCCGACGCGGCCGCCATCACGACCGTCGCGCAGGCCGGTTCCGTCGCCGATCGCATCGACACGGCCGGGGAGGGCCTGCGCACGGTCACCGAGGTCGTGACGGGCCTCGACATCGCGGACGCGACCGTCCGGACGTCCGTACTGGAGCGGATCGCCGACGTCCTCGGCGGCGTCAACCGCGCCCGTGCCGTCCTCGACACCCGTCGGCGGGCCCTGCGCGACAGCGAGGGACGTGCCGAATTCGCCGCCGAATTCGCCCTGTTGGGGCAGACCGTCACCGGCGCGCTCGCGGCGGCGGACACGCCGGACGCCTGCGACACCCAACTCGCAGGCGTACTCGTCCGGTTGGAGAACCTGGAGTCGAGGTTCGCCGAGTTCGACGACTTCCTCACCCAACTCGACGACCGGCGAACCGAGTTGGCCGACGCCTTCGCCGCCCGCAAGCAGAGCCTGCTGGACGCCCGAGCCCGCCGCGCCGAACACCTCGCCGCCTCCGCCACCCGCGTCCTGGAGACCATCGCCCGCCGCGCGGCGACCCTGCCCGACGCCGACGCGGTCAGCACCCACTTCGCCTCCGACCCGATGGTCGCCAAGATCCGCCGCACGGCCGGTGAACTACGCGAACTCGGCGACATGGTACGGGCGGAGGAGCTGGACGGCCGGCTCCGCGCCGCACGCCAGGAGGCGACCCGCGCCCTGCGCGACCGCACCGACCTCTACGCCGACGACGGCCGCACCCTGCGCCTCGGCGCCCACCGCTTCGCCGTCACCACCGAACCCCTGGACCTCACCCTGGTCCCCCAGGGTGACACCCTCGCCTTCGCCCTGACCGGCACCGACTACCGCGCCCCCGTCACCGACCCCGCCTTCACCGACACCCGCCCCCACTGGGACCGCTCACTCCCCTCCGAGTCCCCGCAGGTCAGCCGCGCCGAACACCTCGCCGCCCGCCTCCTGCGCGACCCCGGCCCCACCGCCCTCGCCACCACCGACGACCTGCCCGCCCTCGTACGCCGGGTAGCTCAGGAGTCGTACGACGAGGGATACGAGCGGGGTATCCACGACCACGACGCGACCGCGATCCTGCGCGCGCTGCTGCCCCTGTACGACCGCGCCGGCACCCTCCGCCACGAGCCGGCCGTCCGCGCGGCCGCCCTCGTGAGCTGGACGCACGGCGTCGGCCCCGGCGAGCGCGAGACGCTGACCCGGCGAGCGGTGTCGCTGGCGCGGGTCGGCGAGATCTTCGGCACGGCACCCGGACTCCCCGAGTTCACACGGGAGTTGGCCTCGGCTCTGGGGGAGTCGGACGCGGCAGCCACCTACCTCTTCGAGGAGATCACCGGCGGGCCCGAGGGGTTCGTCCTGAGCGATCCGGCGCGGACCCTGCTGGACAAGTTCCGCTCCACCGTGGGCAGTTCGGCCTACGAGGCGTACGCGGACGACCTCGCGGCTCTCGGCGGGCCGGCGGAGCGGCGGCAACTGGTGACGGCATGGCTGTCGGCGTACGCCTCCTCAACCGGCCTGGACATCACGGAAGGTGAGCTGGCGGAGGCCGTATCGGCCGAACTGTGCCCGGAGTCGACCCGATACCCGCCCGAAGTATCGCCCGTGGTCACGATCGAAGGACTGCTGTCCGCCCACCCACGGTTCGTGGACGGCAAGTTGGTCCTCCGCATCGACGAATTCCTCGCCCGCACAGGCCAGTTCGCCGACCACGACGTGCCCGCCTTCCGCGCGTACCAGCAGCGCCGGGCCCAACTGGTCGCGGCGGAACGGGCACGACTGCGCCTGGCGGAACACCGGCCCCGGCCCATGACGGCGTTCGTCCGCAACCGTCTGATCGACGAGGTGTACCTGCCGCTGATCGGGGACAGCCTCGCGCGGCAGATCGGCACCGTGGGGGAGACGAAGCGGACGGACACCGGCGGCCTGTTGCTGCTGATTTCCCCGCCGGGATACGGAAAAACGACCCTGATGGAATACGTGGCACACCGGCTCGGCCTGATGCTGGTCAAAATCAGCGGCCCCGCACTCGGAAACGGAGTCACCTCGCTCGACCCCGCCGAGGCGCCGAACGCGACGTCCCGCCAAGAGGTCGAGAAAGCCAACTTCGCGCTGGCCGCCGGAAACAACACCCTCCTCCATGTCGACGACATCCAGCACGTCTCCGCCGAGTTCCTGCAGAAATTCATCCCGCTGTGCGACGCGACCCGGCGTATCGACGGAGTATGGGACGGTGAACCCCGGACCTTCGATCTCCGGGGCAAGCGATTCGCCGTCTGCATGGCCGGAAACCCTTTCACCGAATCCGGCGCGCGATTCCGCGTCCCCGACATGCTCGCCAACCGCGCCGACGTATGGAACCTCGGCGACGTCCTCACCGGAAAGGAATCCGCCTTCGCGGAAAGCTTCCTGGAGAACGCCCTCACCTCCCACCCCGTCCTGTCCCCCCTGGCCGGACGCGACCGCTCCGACCTCCACCTCCTCGCCCGCCTGGCCCAGCACGACCCCACCGCCACCCCGGACCGGCTGCGTCACCCCTACACCCCCGCCGAAATCGAGAAAATCCTCTCCGTCCTACGACACGCACTACGCGCCCGCGAGACAGTCCTCACCGTGAATTCGGCCTACATCGCATCCGCCGCCCAATCCGAGAAATCCCGCACCGAACCCCCGTTCCGCCTCCAAGGCTCCTACCGGACGATGAACAGAATCGTCCAGCGCATACGCCCCGCGATGAACGACCGAGAACTCGACGCCATCATCGCCGACCACTTCACCGCCGAGGCGCATACCCTTTCCCACGACGCCGAAGCAAACCTCCTGAAACTCTGCGAACTGCAAGGAACCCTCTCCGGCCCTCCCCTGAAACGCTGGGAGTCGATAAAGGCGTCCTACATTCCAGCAGGCGGCACAGACCCGATAGAGCGTGCCGTCACCGCCCTGAACATACTCGCCGAGCGAATGACAGCGGTCGAGGAGGCCATCGTCCGATCGGCGATGAGCAGCAGGGGAGTCCGTCCCCTTCGTGACAGCGTCGAGAACGTCCCCGAGCCGTAG